One genomic window of Hymenobacter sp. J193 includes the following:
- a CDS encoding SDR family NAD(P)-dependent oxidoreductase: MAAPAPDFSMRGKTVLLTGATGGLGSATARELARRGAHLLLVGRNPQKLAATLAEVQQAGAAAGASAEVLVADLSLLSEVQQLAEEVTRRHGHLDVLINNAGIMGGKHTITAEGHELSWATNHLAPFVLTNHLLPLLLAAPQGRIINVASEAHWLGQIEASQEVRNARSRYSGITAYCDSKLANILFTNELAHRLDLTNITANCLHPGLVDTGLMHPGAPRLMRTLWWMAKPLLVSPEHGARTTVYLATSPEVTRVSGQYFKNSRPGRFAERAGNRAEAFRLWRISAEETGVAG; the protein is encoded by the coding sequence ATGGCGGCCCCTGCCCCCGATTTTTCCATGCGCGGCAAAACCGTGCTGCTTACCGGCGCTACCGGCGGACTGGGTTCGGCCACGGCCCGGGAGCTGGCCCGCCGGGGCGCCCACCTGCTGCTTGTGGGCCGCAACCCGCAGAAGCTGGCCGCCACCCTGGCCGAGGTGCAGCAGGCCGGAGCTGCCGCGGGCGCCAGTGCCGAGGTGCTGGTGGCCGACCTGTCATTGCTGAGTGAGGTACAGCAGCTGGCCGAGGAAGTAACGCGCCGCCACGGGCACCTGGATGTGCTCATCAACAATGCCGGTATTATGGGTGGGAAGCACACCATCACGGCGGAAGGGCACGAGTTGAGCTGGGCAACCAACCACTTGGCGCCTTTCGTGCTTACCAACCACTTGCTGCCGCTCCTGCTGGCCGCACCCCAGGGGCGTATCATCAACGTGGCCTCGGAGGCGCACTGGCTGGGGCAGATTGAAGCCTCGCAGGAAGTTCGCAACGCCCGCAGCCGCTACAGCGGCATCACGGCTTACTGCGACTCCAAGCTGGCCAACATCCTGTTCACCAACGAGCTGGCGCATCGCCTCGACCTGACCAACATTACGGCTAACTGCCTGCACCCGGGCCTGGTAGATACGGGCCTGATGCACCCGGGCGCGCCCCGGTTGATGCGCACGTTGTGGTGGATGGCCAAGCCTTTGCTGGTGTCGCCGGAGCACGGGGCCCGCACCACGGTATACCTGGCCACGTCTCCGGAAGTAACTCGCGTAAGTGGGCAGTACTTTAAAAACAGCCGCCCCGGCCGCTTTGCCGAGCGCGCCGGCAACCGCGCCGAAGCCTTCCGCCTCTGGCGCATTTCGGCGGAGGAAACCGGGGTAGCGGGTTGA
- a CDS encoding cyanophycinase: MKTLKPLGKLIAIGGNEDKGTYSSARVRKKYYLNFFELGILKRVVTESGKTDPRIEVVTTASMIPEEVGEIYRSSFAMLNCRNVGVMDIRTPEDARQPEYLERLQACDLIMFSGGNQSRLKEMFGESEFLDRLTTRYQSEPNFVMAGTSAGAMAMSHNMIRGGSVPDALLKGAVKMGHGLNLLSNVVIDTHFVKRGRFGRLIEAVSLHPKLIGIGLGEDTGILITDGNLIETIGSNLVIIMDGNNIRHNNAPAAKKGTTLSVEHMTMHVLAKGNVYDMQQRQFYVDRATHDAAVTAATEISASPAATPPPALS, from the coding sequence TTGAAAACACTTAAACCTCTCGGCAAGCTGATTGCCATCGGTGGCAACGAAGACAAAGGCACCTACTCCAGCGCCCGTGTGCGCAAAAAATATTACCTCAACTTTTTCGAGCTGGGCATCCTCAAGCGCGTCGTAACAGAATCCGGAAAAACGGACCCGCGCATTGAGGTGGTGACCACGGCATCGATGATTCCGGAGGAAGTGGGCGAAATCTACCGCTCGTCCTTTGCCATGCTCAACTGCCGCAACGTGGGCGTGATGGACATTCGCACGCCCGAAGACGCCCGGCAGCCCGAGTACCTGGAGCGCCTGCAGGCCTGCGACCTGATTATGTTCAGCGGCGGCAACCAGTCGCGGCTCAAGGAAATGTTTGGGGAAAGCGAGTTTCTCGACCGCCTCACCACCCGCTACCAGTCCGAGCCCAACTTCGTGATGGCCGGTACCAGCGCCGGTGCCATGGCCATGTCGCACAATATGATCCGGGGCGGCAGCGTGCCCGACGCCCTGCTGAAGGGAGCCGTGAAGATGGGACACGGCCTGAACTTACTCAGTAACGTGGTGATTGACACGCACTTCGTGAAGCGCGGGCGGTTCGGGCGCCTGATTGAGGCCGTGAGCCTGCACCCCAAGCTTATTGGTATTGGCCTGGGCGAGGACACCGGCATCCTCATTACCGACGGCAACCTTATCGAAACCATTGGCTCGAACCTGGTGATTATTATGGATGGCAACAACATTCGGCACAACAATGCGCCGGCCGCCAAAAAAGGCACCACTCTTTCCGTCGAGCACATGACAATGCACGTGCTGGCTAAAGGCAACGTGTATGATATGCAACAGCGCCAATTCTACGTAGACCGCGCCACCCATGACGCAGCCGTAACCGCCGCCACGGAAATCAGTGCATCCCCGGCCGCTACCCCACCCCCGGCCCTATCGTAG
- a CDS encoding UDP-2,3-diacylglucosamine diphosphatase has protein sequence MKTKVRRRRVEVVVISDVHLGTYGCHATELLRYLKSIRPKTLVLNGDIVDIWQFSKSYWPAAHMRVVRHLAGLAAKGTRIYYLTGNHDELLRKFAGTRLGALTLDNKLVLELPHGRAWFFHGDVFDVTMRHARWLARLGGHGYDLLILLNRLVNFGLQKLGRPRVALSKAVKDRVKSAVRLVGDFEQTAADIAGERGYQFVACGHIHCPEIKTLTTAHGPVQYLNSGDWVENLTALEYTAATGWHLYRYADDPRMQLPDPNSETDEADDTDRAADAAPAALLQGLLAELSLRTAPAEE, from the coding sequence ATGAAAACGAAGGTGCGTCGTCGGCGCGTGGAGGTAGTCGTTATTTCAGACGTGCATCTGGGCACCTATGGCTGCCACGCCACGGAGCTGCTGCGGTACCTGAAAAGCATCCGCCCCAAAACCCTGGTGCTCAACGGCGACATCGTGGACATCTGGCAGTTCAGCAAAAGCTACTGGCCGGCTGCCCACATGCGCGTAGTGCGCCACCTGGCCGGGCTGGCCGCCAAGGGTACCCGTATCTACTACCTCACCGGCAACCACGACGAGCTGCTGCGCAAATTTGCCGGTACCCGCCTCGGCGCCCTCACCCTCGACAACAAGCTGGTGCTGGAGCTGCCCCACGGCCGGGCCTGGTTTTTTCATGGCGACGTGTTCGACGTGACCATGCGCCACGCCCGCTGGCTGGCCCGCCTGGGTGGCCACGGCTACGATCTGCTGATTCTGCTCAACCGCCTCGTCAACTTCGGGCTGCAGAAGCTGGGCCGGCCCCGCGTGGCTTTGTCGAAGGCCGTGAAGGACCGCGTGAAAAGTGCCGTGCGCCTGGTGGGGGACTTCGAGCAGACCGCTGCCGACATTGCCGGGGAGCGGGGCTACCAGTTCGTAGCCTGCGGCCACATCCACTGCCCCGAAATCAAAACGCTGACCACCGCCCACGGCCCGGTTCAGTACCTGAACTCCGGCGACTGGGTGGAAAATCTCACCGCCCTAGAGTACACCGCCGCCACCGGCTGGCACCTCTACCGCTACGCCGACGACCCCCGAATGCAGCTCCCGGACCCTAACTCGGAAACGGATGAGGCCGACGATACCGACCGGGCCGCCGATGCTGCCCCGGCCGCCCTGCTGCAGGGCTTGCTGGCCGAGCTAAGCCTACGCACGGCGCCTGCGGAGGAATAG
- a CDS encoding isoaspartyl peptidase/L-asparaginase family protein produces MIPPIALALHGGAGTISPALMTPEKEQAYQQALREATEIGYAVLARGGSALDAVELAVRSLEDCPLFNAGRGAVFTHEGHHEMDAALMDGRNRAAGAVAGVRTVQNPIRAARLVMEKTDHVLLAYPGADELAREYGLATQPEEYFFTQHRYDQLQEALREGRMRLDHSQALPNATVPGETPATPAPLAEPAAFVSEDPKRKMGTVGAVARDAQGHLAAATSTGGMTNKRYSRIGDSPIIGAGTFADDRTCAISCTGHGEFFLRAMVAHDISCLMEYRGLSLAEACRVVVHDKLAPIGGEGGLVAVDAAGNVALPFNSEGMYRASRTAAAPLYVGIYRD; encoded by the coding sequence ATGATTCCACCTATTGCCCTGGCCCTGCACGGCGGCGCCGGCACCATTTCGCCCGCCCTCATGACGCCGGAAAAAGAGCAGGCCTACCAGCAGGCCCTGCGCGAGGCCACGGAAATCGGCTACGCCGTGCTGGCGCGGGGCGGCTCCGCCCTCGATGCCGTGGAGCTGGCTGTGCGCAGCCTCGAAGACTGCCCCTTGTTTAATGCGGGCCGGGGTGCCGTCTTCACCCACGAAGGCCACCACGAAATGGATGCCGCCCTCATGGATGGCCGCAACCGCGCCGCCGGGGCCGTGGCCGGGGTGCGCACTGTGCAGAACCCCATCCGGGCTGCCCGCCTGGTAATGGAGAAAACCGACCATGTGCTGCTGGCTTACCCCGGCGCCGACGAACTGGCCCGGGAGTATGGCCTGGCTACCCAGCCCGAAGAATACTTTTTCACCCAGCACCGCTACGACCAGCTGCAGGAGGCCTTGCGCGAAGGCCGCATGCGCCTCGACCACAGCCAGGCCCTGCCCAACGCTACCGTTCCCGGCGAAACGCCCGCGACGCCTGCCCCGCTAGCCGAGCCGGCAGCTTTCGTGAGCGAAGACCCCAAAAGGAAAATGGGCACCGTGGGCGCCGTGGCCCGCGACGCGCAGGGCCACCTGGCCGCCGCTACCAGCACCGGCGGCATGACCAACAAGCGCTACTCCCGCATCGGCGACTCGCCCATCATCGGGGCTGGCACCTTCGCCGACGACCGTACCTGCGCCATCAGCTGCACCGGCCACGGGGAGTTTTTTCTGCGCGCCATGGTGGCCCACGATATCAGCTGCCTGATGGAGTACCGGGGGCTGAGTCTGGCCGAAGCCTGCCGCGTGGTAGTGCACGACAAGCTGGCGCCCATCGGTGGGGAAGGCGGCCTGGTGGCCGTAGATGCGGCCGGCAACGTGGCGCTGCCCTTCAACTCGGAGGGCATGTACCGCGCCAGCCGTACCGCTGCCGCGCCCCTGTACGTGGGCATCTACCGAGACTAG
- a CDS encoding M1 family metallopeptidase, translated as MTVPAAATPLVSDPHSYARPAEVRVRHLALDLTVDFATRTLAGQATWELEKNSEATTLWLDTRDLQIDAVTLDAPAGPATGWELAPADAILGQALRVQLAPGTQSISVRYRTSPGAAALQWLTPEQTAGTQPFLFTQSQAILARTWLPCQDSPGVRFTYEATVRVPSSLLALMSAENPQTRNALGEYHFQMTQPIPAYLMALAVGDLAFAPLSGRTGVYAEPTTLPTATSEFQDLELMVSAAEELYGPYRWQRYDLLVLPPSFPFGGMENPRLTFVTPTILAGDRSLTSLVAHELAHSWSGNLVTNATWNDFWLNEGFTVYFERRIMEKLYGRPYADMLQALGNTALHHTLAELGETSPDTHLRLHLAGRDPDEGLNEIAYEKGDYLLLTLEHLVGRPRLDAFIKEYFTRHSFQSMDTSSFLAYLRRELLDLEPGLEDRLQLMAWIDQPGIPAVAPPVQSERFAAVEAARRAWQQGAPAASLATADWSSHEWVHFLQGLPPKITTTQAADLDAAFGFTASGNSEILAAWFPHALAAGYAPANAALEKFLFRVGRRKFLVPLYKALLATPDGRRRAQAVYAQARPNYPYRGYRHARRAGGAAGVDRPEVARTLLARRWFLSIDSDI; from the coding sequence ATGACTGTACCCGCCGCTGCTACGCCGCTCGTTTCCGACCCGCACAGCTATGCCCGCCCCGCCGAGGTGCGCGTCCGGCACCTTGCCCTCGACCTGACCGTGGACTTTGCCACCCGCACGCTAGCGGGTCAGGCTACCTGGGAGCTGGAGAAGAATAGCGAGGCCACTACGCTCTGGCTTGATACCCGCGACCTGCAAATTGATGCCGTGACCCTGGACGCACCCGCCGGGCCGGCTACCGGCTGGGAGCTGGCCCCCGCCGATGCCATCCTGGGCCAGGCCCTGCGCGTGCAGCTGGCGCCCGGTACCCAAAGCATCAGCGTGCGGTACCGCACCTCGCCGGGCGCGGCGGCCCTGCAATGGCTGACGCCGGAGCAGACGGCCGGCACGCAGCCGTTTCTCTTCACTCAGTCGCAGGCTATCCTGGCCCGCACTTGGCTGCCCTGCCAGGACTCGCCGGGGGTGCGCTTCACCTACGAGGCTACCGTGCGCGTGCCCTCCAGCCTGCTGGCCCTGATGAGTGCCGAGAATCCGCAGACGCGCAACGCCCTGGGCGAATATCATTTTCAAATGACGCAGCCCATTCCGGCTTACCTGATGGCGCTGGCCGTGGGCGACCTGGCTTTTGCTCCGCTCAGTGGCCGCACCGGCGTGTACGCCGAGCCAACAACGCTGCCCACAGCCACCAGCGAGTTTCAGGATCTGGAGTTGATGGTGTCCGCCGCCGAGGAACTGTACGGCCCTTACCGCTGGCAGCGGTATGATTTATTAGTACTGCCGCCTTCCTTTCCGTTTGGGGGCATGGAAAATCCACGTTTAACATTTGTAACGCCTACCATCCTGGCCGGTGACCGAAGCCTGACCAGCCTGGTAGCCCACGAGCTGGCTCATTCCTGGAGCGGCAACCTCGTGACCAACGCCACCTGGAACGACTTCTGGCTGAACGAAGGCTTCACGGTGTACTTCGAGCGGCGCATTATGGAGAAGCTCTACGGCCGCCCCTACGCCGACATGCTGCAGGCGCTGGGCAACACCGCCCTGCACCACACCCTGGCCGAGCTGGGCGAAACCTCCCCCGATACGCACCTGCGCCTGCACCTGGCCGGCCGCGACCCGGATGAGGGCCTCAACGAAATTGCCTATGAAAAGGGCGACTACCTCCTGCTCACCCTCGAGCACCTGGTGGGACGCCCCCGCCTCGATGCCTTTATTAAGGAGTACTTCACCCGCCACAGCTTCCAGTCGATGGACACCAGCTCCTTCCTGGCTTACCTGCGCCGAGAGCTGCTCGACCTGGAGCCCGGCCTCGAAGACCGGTTGCAGCTCATGGCCTGGATAGATCAGCCCGGCATCCCGGCCGTGGCACCGCCGGTGCAGTCGGAGCGGTTTGCGGCGGTGGAGGCGGCGCGGCGGGCCTGGCAGCAGGGCGCTCCGGCGGCCAGCCTGGCCACTGCCGACTGGAGCAGCCACGAGTGGGTGCATTTCCTGCAGGGCCTTCCCCCAAAAATCACGACTACGCAAGCGGCCGACCTGGACGCGGCGTTTGGGTTTACGGCATCCGGCAATTCCGAAATCCTGGCGGCGTGGTTTCCGCACGCGCTGGCCGCCGGCTACGCCCCTGCCAACGCCGCCCTCGAAAAATTTCTTTTCCGGGTAGGGCGGCGCAAGTTTCTGGTGCCGCTCTACAAGGCACTGCTGGCAACGCCCGACGGCCGCCGCCGGGCCCAGGCCGTATATGCGCAGGCCCGGCCCAACTACCCCTACCGTGGCTACCGGCACGCTCGACGCGCTGGTGGGGCTGCCGGCGTAGACCGCCCCGAGGTGGCGCGAACCTTGCTAGCACGCCGCTGGTTTCTTTCCATCGATTCTGACATTTGA
- a CDS encoding DUF3127 domain-containing protein yields the protein MAYDATGRLHEIFDEQQVSEKFRKREFVLEVVDGQYPEHIKFQLVQDKTALIDQYRVGDEVKVTFNLRGRGFNKNGQMLYFTNLEAWKIDAAAGGAAAPQGGGSYQQAAPRPAAANQNPSLRAQPSAPIASDDDNDLPF from the coding sequence ATGGCTTACGATGCTACCGGCCGCCTGCACGAAATCTTCGACGAACAGCAGGTGAGCGAGAAATTCCGCAAGCGCGAGTTCGTGCTGGAAGTTGTAGATGGCCAGTACCCTGAGCATATCAAGTTCCAACTGGTACAGGATAAAACTGCCCTCATCGACCAATACCGCGTCGGCGACGAGGTGAAGGTAACCTTCAACCTGCGCGGCCGCGGCTTCAATAAGAACGGCCAGATGCTGTACTTCACCAACCTGGAAGCCTGGAAAATTGACGCAGCCGCTGGCGGCGCCGCCGCACCTCAGGGTGGTGGCAGCTACCAGCAAGCCGCACCTCGTCCGGCTGCTGCCAATCAGAACCCCAGCCTGCGGGCCCAGCCCTCGGCGCCCATTGCTTCGGACGACGACAACGACCTGCCTTTCTAA
- a CDS encoding helix-turn-helix domain-containing protein translates to MVERIRTLLAARQLTPTQFADLIGVGRPIVSHILSGRNKPSLEVIQKVIAAFPDLAMPWLLSGVGPMWSGEEDEKPVDAEKPVKKPVSRSRQGAPTAPESVMAPVVPVPAPEPAPPAAVPTPAPEMPATPVVTPAAAMASMPASPAPLPAPASESVTPNTQFANMPLAALAEPDKVIRRIVIFYQDGTFSAYQPE, encoded by the coding sequence ATGGTAGAGCGTATTCGGACCTTACTGGCCGCCCGGCAGCTTACGCCCACGCAGTTTGCCGACCTGATTGGGGTAGGCCGCCCGATTGTCAGTCACATCCTTAGCGGCCGTAACAAGCCGAGCCTGGAAGTCATCCAGAAAGTCATTGCTGCCTTTCCTGATTTAGCCATGCCCTGGCTGCTTTCAGGCGTTGGCCCGATGTGGTCCGGCGAAGAAGATGAAAAGCCTGTAGACGCCGAAAAACCAGTCAAAAAACCGGTGTCTCGGTCCCGGCAAGGCGCGCCAACTGCGCCCGAGTCGGTAATGGCTCCTGTTGTGCCGGTACCAGCGCCGGAGCCGGCACCTCCTGCGGCGGTTCCCACACCGGCCCCCGAAATGCCAGCTACCCCTGTTGTAACTCCCGCGGCTGCTATGGCCAGCATGCCCGCTTCCCCGGCACCGCTTCCAGCACCAGCCTCAGAATCGGTCACCCCTAACACGCAGTTCGCCAATATGCCCTTAGCGGCTTTGGCTGAACCGGATAAAGTCATCCGACGTATAGTTATCTTCTACCAGGACGGCACTTTCTCCGCCTACCAGCCTGAGTAG
- a CDS encoding DEAD/DEAH box helicase — protein sequence MSFDDLNLIDPILQALQEEGYTTPTPIQQQAIPHVLDGKDLLGVAQTGTGKTAAFTVPILQVLHQTALVERHSQSRIRCLVLTPTRELAIQIGESFAAYGRHLKLRHTVIFGGVGQTPQTSALKRGVEVVIATPGRLLDLMNQGFVDLRHIEVFVLDEADRMLDMGFIHDIRRILPKLPARRQTLFFSATMPPQIQELANTILRPNPVKVAVTPVSSTADTVTQAVYLVDKEDKPALLEHVLGDKQIRRVLVFTRTKHGADRVVKTLAKANIPAEAIHGNKSQNHRQRALSNFKAGTTRVLVATDIAARGIDVDELTHVINYEVPNEPETYVHRIGRTGRAGALGTALTFVEDEERAYLQDIQKLIRRQLDVVDDHPYLTKDVAPVLLHGGAPIKRPKGPAGRAPRPDRGRPEGASARPPRDNSRAPRENSGPRRPAAGSSPAAAGGSSSNEGARRRFRGGNSRGGSSSR from the coding sequence ATGTCTTTCGACGACCTTAATTTAATTGATCCTATCCTGCAGGCCTTGCAGGAAGAAGGCTACACTACCCCCACGCCCATCCAGCAGCAAGCCATTCCGCACGTCCTCGACGGGAAAGATTTGCTGGGGGTGGCCCAGACCGGCACCGGCAAAACGGCCGCCTTCACGGTACCCATTCTGCAGGTGCTGCACCAAACGGCCCTCGTGGAACGCCACTCCCAGTCGCGCATCCGCTGCCTGGTGCTCACGCCTACCCGCGAGCTGGCTATTCAGATCGGGGAAAGCTTCGCGGCTTACGGCCGCCACCTCAAGCTGCGCCACACCGTTATCTTTGGGGGCGTGGGCCAGACGCCCCAGACTTCGGCCCTGAAGCGCGGCGTGGAAGTGGTTATTGCTACCCCCGGCCGCCTGCTCGACCTCATGAACCAGGGCTTCGTGGATTTGCGCCACATTGAAGTGTTTGTGCTGGATGAGGCCGACCGCATGCTCGACATGGGCTTTATCCACGATATCCGCCGCATTCTGCCCAAGCTGCCGGCCCGCCGCCAGACCCTGTTTTTCTCGGCCACCATGCCGCCCCAGATTCAGGAGCTGGCCAACACCATCCTGCGCCCTAACCCGGTGAAGGTGGCCGTTACGCCCGTGTCGAGCACCGCCGATACCGTGACGCAGGCCGTGTATCTGGTCGATAAAGAGGACAAGCCGGCGTTGCTGGAGCACGTCCTCGGCGACAAGCAGATCCGGCGGGTGCTGGTGTTTACGCGCACCAAACATGGCGCCGACCGGGTGGTGAAAACCCTGGCCAAGGCCAACATCCCGGCCGAAGCCATCCACGGCAACAAGTCGCAGAACCACCGGCAGCGCGCCCTCAGCAACTTCAAAGCCGGCACCACCCGCGTGCTGGTGGCTACCGACATTGCCGCCCGGGGCATCGACGTGGATGAGCTGACTCACGTTATCAACTACGAAGTGCCCAACGAGCCCGAAACCTACGTGCACCGCATCGGGCGCACGGGCCGGGCCGGGGCCCTGGGCACGGCCCTCACCTTCGTGGAAGACGAGGAACGGGCGTATCTGCAGGACATTCAGAAGCTGATCCGGCGCCAGCTGGACGTGGTAGACGACCACCCCTACCTGACCAAGGACGTGGCACCCGTGCTGCTGCATGGCGGGGCGCCCATCAAGCGCCCCAAAGGCCCCGCCGGCCGCGCCCCACGCCCCGACCGGGGCCGGCCGGAAGGTGCTTCTGCCCGCCCACCCCGCGACAACAGCCGCGCCCCCCGGGAAAACTCGGGCCCACGGCGCCCGGCAGCTGGTAGCAGCCCCGCCGCCGCGGGTGGCTCCAGCAGCAACGAAGGTGCCCGGCGGCGCTTCCGGGGTGGCAACAGCCGCGGCGGCTCCTCCAGCCGCTAA
- a CDS encoding NUDIX hydrolase — MQITDQKLVYDGHFKLRLLSLQDGDDQLKRERFEPGRSVAALVLDTAQQRYLFVRQYRIGPEEEILEIPAGMLDPGESVETAIRRELQEELGYDVDHLESLAEFYASPGTSAELMSVFYAEVSHQSGAGGGLASEGEKLDVVPLTWEEMLAQRFLDAKTFAAVQWAQLRRK; from the coding sequence ATGCAGATAACCGACCAGAAACTCGTGTACGACGGCCATTTCAAGCTTCGCCTGCTTTCCCTGCAGGATGGCGACGACCAGCTCAAGCGGGAGCGGTTCGAGCCGGGCAGGTCGGTGGCAGCCCTGGTGCTGGACACCGCGCAGCAGCGCTACCTGTTCGTGCGCCAGTACCGTATCGGGCCCGAGGAGGAGATACTGGAAATTCCGGCCGGCATGCTCGACCCCGGCGAAAGCGTCGAGACGGCCATCCGGCGGGAGCTGCAGGAAGAGCTGGGCTACGACGTGGACCACCTGGAGTCCCTGGCCGAGTTCTACGCCTCGCCCGGCACCAGCGCCGAGCTGATGAGCGTATTCTACGCCGAAGTCAGCCACCAGTCGGGGGCCGGTGGGGGGCTGGCGAGTGAGGGCGAAAAGCTGGATGTGGTGCCGCTGACCTGGGAGGAAATGCTGGCCCAGCGCTTTTTGGATGCCAAGACGTTTGCCGCCGTGCAGTGGGCTCAGCTGCGCCGGAAATAA
- a CDS encoding murein L,D-transpeptidase — protein sequence MKPPIASIFFSTLLSWLLCLTLLASAASCSQDQQNKVKAALPGALGKPGGPQPKLDSVYVVRQMLAEPAFKDQLEWGKKFYRERDFRLGWFRGHELVPQAKTMLNVINKAGDEGLDPKDYKIKDFDKLFAELEAAQMDTTRRNALEKQIDVALSGTYFNWASDFYRGTVNPREVKSIDWNVKRNKIKLHKALMTILKERESTYPYYEFEPLHPEYDRLKKALAEYRELQRNGGWPQLPATTKLKPGDASPTVALLRQRLLNEPAPAAPKAVAVNNTSGNGTTPGAAPAPKYDDELVGAVKEFQELNGLKADGVVGGETLRQLNVPLQSRIEQITLNMERWRWIPKRFEPSYLMVNIPDYKLHVIEDNKEVFNMRVIVGKALNATPVFSDKVEFVVLAPYWNVPYSIIDKEMRRGLSNDPVGTLNRLDMEVVKGSGAKATPVDPTSIDWANLTEKTWKYTLRRRPGPKNDLGDVKFIFPNSNDVYLHDTPHDELFNQTKRGFSHGCVRVEEPIKLAQYLLRNKSGYDEAKILDIISQGKEQYVALPEKLPVYLVYFTSWVDEAGKVHFREDIYGHDKALAREYFD from the coding sequence ATGAAACCACCGATTGCTTCTATATTTTTTTCCACCCTGCTCAGCTGGCTTCTCTGCCTGACGCTGCTGGCCTCAGCTGCCTCCTGCAGCCAGGATCAGCAGAACAAGGTGAAGGCAGCCCTGCCGGGCGCCCTCGGTAAGCCCGGCGGCCCCCAGCCCAAGCTCGACAGTGTGTATGTAGTGCGCCAGATGCTGGCCGAACCTGCGTTCAAGGACCAACTGGAATGGGGCAAGAAATTCTACCGGGAGCGGGACTTCCGCCTGGGCTGGTTCCGGGGCCACGAGCTGGTGCCGCAGGCCAAAACCATGCTCAACGTCATCAACAAGGCCGGCGACGAGGGGCTTGATCCGAAAGACTACAAAATCAAGGACTTCGATAAGCTGTTTGCCGAGTTGGAAGCGGCCCAGATGGATACTACCAGGCGCAACGCGCTGGAAAAGCAGATTGACGTCGCGCTGTCGGGCACGTATTTCAACTGGGCTTCCGATTTTTACCGGGGCACGGTGAACCCGCGCGAGGTAAAAAGCATCGACTGGAACGTGAAGCGCAACAAAATCAAGTTGCATAAGGCGCTCATGACCATCCTCAAGGAGCGCGAAAGCACGTACCCTTATTACGAGTTTGAGCCCCTGCACCCCGAGTATGATCGGCTGAAAAAAGCCCTGGCCGAGTACCGCGAGCTGCAGCGCAACGGCGGCTGGCCCCAGCTGCCCGCCACCACCAAGCTCAAGCCCGGCGACGCCTCGCCCACGGTAGCGCTGCTCCGGCAGCGCCTGCTCAACGAGCCTGCGCCGGCTGCTCCTAAGGCAGTAGCCGTGAATAACACCAGCGGCAACGGGACTACTCCAGGCGCTGCTCCCGCCCCGAAGTATGATGATGAGCTGGTAGGAGCCGTAAAGGAGTTTCAGGAGCTGAATGGTCTGAAGGCCGACGGCGTGGTAGGGGGCGAAACCTTACGCCAGCTTAACGTGCCGCTGCAAAGCCGCATCGAGCAGATTACCCTGAACATGGAGCGGTGGCGCTGGATTCCGAAGCGCTTTGAGCCGAGCTACCTCATGGTGAATATTCCTGACTACAAGCTCCACGTTATCGAAGACAACAAGGAGGTTTTCAACATGCGCGTAATTGTGGGCAAGGCCCTCAACGCTACCCCGGTGTTCAGCGACAAGGTGGAGTTTGTGGTGCTGGCGCCTTACTGGAATGTACCCTACAGCATCATCGATAAGGAGATGCGCCGTGGGCTCAGCAACGACCCGGTGGGTACGCTGAACCGCCTGGATATGGAAGTAGTGAAAGGCTCCGGCGCCAAAGCTACCCCCGTAGATCCTACATCCATCGACTGGGCCAACCTTACGGAGAAGACCTGGAAGTATACCCTGCGCCGCCGCCCGGGGCCCAAAAACGACCTCGGCGACGTGAAGTTTATTTTCCCCAACTCCAATGACGTGTACCTGCACGACACCCCCCACGATGAGTTGTTCAACCAAACCAAGCGCGGCTTTTCGCACGGCTGTGTGCGGGTAGAGGAGCCGATTAAGCTGGCCCAGTACCTGCTGCGCAACAAGAGCGGCTACGATGAAGCCAAGATTCTGGACATAATTTCTCAGGGCAAGGAACAGTACGTTGCCCTGCCCGAAAAGCTGCCTGTGTATCTCGTATACTTCACCTCCTGGGTGGACGAAGCCGGCAAAGTCCACTTCCGCGAAGACATCTACGGCCACGACAAAGCCTTAGCACGCGAGTATTTCGATTAG